From Hartmannibacter diazotrophicus, a single genomic window includes:
- a CDS encoding ABC transporter ATP-binding protein/permease: MRTMRGLMLAWWKSPRWTEAWTLTTAAALLTAATSKCGVWVAEAAGEFINAIVNFHSIDVVAAKERLLWSAAVLVGLAALKTCGFIGIRHFVLTTMHRKWRRWLDEEFNKALLGDRRAYFHLMGLGGDDASTAAPDNIDQRIQDAIKDMTGGALGLAVGLLGVVTSVYFVGEKLMESSTSVDGLEFLGNWGSVALVFAVVAAYVPLNTFIALRIGKVLERLNVLMQNFEGNYRSELSALTRTSFQVASSHGEAVQSKIHRDLYKTIDRTWHRKNRVDSAFLAFQGFYGYLTDKVVAYLPLLPSFMAGTSDFKSYVTGAELTSDLIRNCSWLIDVMPQIANLKANAKRVTELAVAIEGVQDNQEFYQASGVRDFRYGRAKGGRLAVRRLELMHRGHEAEPFLSASALQFRPGQWIFVKGPSGCGKSSMIKALSGLWSHGRGQILFPDDASTLYACQEIRLPQTTLKQLATLPADDSKFSDAEVEEILQEVGLGDFVPALGQTYHHGRRWEDVLSGGQKQRLVLARILLHRPDVLFLDEATAALDPEARTHFLSLVKTCCPQAIVISVMHEASPPVDANGKPFYDLILEIQDGVAHVKPIVMPEPAPPPLAEPLDPAPVIAVAAVPRVRRLKAS, from the coding sequence ATGCGCACGATGCGTGGGCTGATGCTCGCCTGGTGGAAATCTCCCAGGTGGACGGAAGCCTGGACGCTCACGACCGCCGCTGCACTCTTGACTGCCGCAACCAGCAAATGCGGCGTCTGGGTCGCGGAAGCTGCGGGAGAGTTCATCAACGCTATCGTCAATTTTCACAGTATCGATGTCGTCGCCGCCAAGGAGCGGCTGTTGTGGAGCGCCGCTGTCCTGGTAGGCCTTGCCGCGCTGAAGACCTGCGGCTTTATCGGCATTCGCCATTTCGTCCTGACGACAATGCACCGCAAGTGGCGGCGCTGGCTCGACGAAGAGTTCAACAAGGCGCTGCTCGGCGATCGGCGCGCCTATTTCCATTTGATGGGGCTTGGAGGCGACGACGCCTCCACAGCGGCGCCGGACAACATCGACCAGCGCATTCAGGATGCGATAAAGGACATGACCGGCGGCGCGCTCGGTCTGGCCGTTGGCCTTCTTGGCGTCGTGACCTCGGTCTACTTCGTTGGCGAAAAGCTGATGGAGAGCAGCACCAGCGTCGATGGCCTGGAGTTCCTGGGCAACTGGGGCTCAGTTGCCCTGGTCTTCGCCGTGGTCGCGGCCTATGTCCCGCTCAACACGTTCATCGCCCTGCGCATCGGCAAGGTGCTGGAGCGGCTCAACGTGCTGATGCAGAATTTCGAGGGCAACTACCGCTCCGAACTGTCCGCCCTGACGCGCACCTCGTTCCAGGTCGCGTCTTCGCACGGCGAGGCTGTCCAGTCGAAGATCCACCGGGACCTTTACAAGACCATCGACCGGACCTGGCATCGCAAGAACCGCGTCGACAGCGCCTTCCTCGCCTTTCAGGGCTTCTACGGCTACCTGACCGACAAGGTCGTCGCCTACCTGCCGCTGCTGCCGAGCTTCATGGCCGGCACGTCGGACTTCAAGTCCTATGTCACCGGCGCGGAGCTGACCTCGGACCTCATCCGCAACTGCTCCTGGCTGATCGACGTGATGCCGCAGATCGCCAACCTGAAGGCGAACGCCAAGCGCGTCACGGAGCTTGCCGTCGCCATCGAGGGCGTTCAGGACAATCAGGAATTCTATCAGGCAAGCGGCGTTCGCGACTTCCGCTATGGCCGCGCCAAGGGCGGTCGTCTGGCCGTCCGCCGCCTGGAGCTGATGCATCGCGGCCACGAGGCCGAGCCGTTCCTTTCGGCGAGCGCCCTGCAGTTCCGTCCCGGCCAGTGGATCTTCGTGAAGGGGCCGTCGGGTTGTGGCAAGTCGTCCATGATCAAGGCTCTCTCCGGCCTTTGGTCGCATGGACGCGGCCAGATCCTCTTCCCCGATGATGCGAGTACGCTCTACGCCTGCCAGGAGATACGCCTGCCGCAGACAACGCTGAAGCAGCTCGCGACCCTGCCGGCCGACGACAGCAAATTCTCGGACGCGGAGGTCGAGGAGATCCTGCAGGAGGTCGGGCTTGGCGACTTCGTCCCGGCTCTCGGCCAGACCTATCACCATGGCCGTCGCTGGGAGGACGTTCTTTCCGGCGGACAGAAGCAGCGGCTGGTTCTTGCCCGCATCCTGCTGCATCGCCCGGACGTCCTCTTCCTCGACGAGGCAACGGCGGCGCTCGACCCCGAAGCGCGCACCCACTTCCTGTCGCTGGTCAAGACCTGCTGCCCGCAGGCGATCGTCATCAGCGTCATGCACGAAGCCTCGCCGCCGGTCGATGCCAACGGAAAGCCTTTCTACGATCTCATTCTGGAAATCCAGGACGGCGTCGCGCATGTGAAGCCGATCGTGATGCCGGAGCCGGCACCTCCGCCGCTGGCGGAGCCCTTGGATCCCGCGCCGGTGATCGCGGTTGCCGCCGTGCCGCGCGTCCGGCGCCTCAAGGCATCCTGA
- the bglX gene encoding beta-glucosidase BglX, with the protein MMRIDDLIAQMTLEEKIGQLNLATPGGETLTGAVANQDVARKVLEGSIGSIFGVKSLATMRAFQDLAMRTRLKIPLMFAEDVIHGYRTVFPVPLGLAASFDMDLVEKTARVAAVEAAVMGIDQTYAPMIDIGRDPRWGRVAECPGEDPYLAARLAEAQVRGFQGNDLTSPDAVMACLKHFVGYGAAEGGRDYDSADMSPARLHDVYLASFKAGVAAGAGSVMAAFNTLNGIPMHANRTLIRDVLQKGYGFDGLVVADYTGIMELVPHGVAEDLAAAAVLGIEAGVDFDMVSEAYVSHLADAVAEERIDVALIDEACRRVLEAKEKLGLFDDPYRRMAGDPDKVLLAPGHRELARRAVAESCVLLQNEAAVLPLAEGSRIALIGPLADDLVNMNGTWAVSGLAKDAVTVRSAMEARCDLSFARGTNITDDPALADRLNVHDRGTPSASIDQRSPKELIAEATAVAAKADAIVAVLGESKEYSGESSSRVDLRLSAGQIALLKALRSLGKPLVAVVLTGRPLVLTDVADLCDALLIGWFGGTETGNGLADVLFGTADPGGRLPATFPWAEGQVPLTYAHLPTGRPFTGKFEKFRTGYLDIPDGQPHNDGLFGFGAGLSYTTFDFTHPAVERSALKSTEDRLRVSVEVENTGARSGSTVVQLYVSDPVASRSRPVRELKGFEKVRLEPHTRTTVHFELSADDLSFSTAETVTDLSWTFEPGKFILSTGPNSRDLQHIDIDWQA; encoded by the coding sequence ATGATGCGCATAGACGATCTGATCGCCCAGATGACGCTTGAGGAGAAGATCGGCCAGTTGAACCTTGCAACGCCGGGCGGGGAGACACTGACGGGCGCCGTCGCCAACCAGGACGTGGCGCGCAAGGTGCTGGAAGGCAGCATCGGCAGCATCTTCGGCGTCAAGAGTCTCGCGACCATGCGGGCGTTCCAGGATCTGGCGATGCGCACGCGCCTCAAGATCCCGCTGATGTTCGCCGAGGATGTCATCCACGGTTACCGGACGGTCTTTCCAGTGCCACTGGGGCTTGCGGCGAGCTTCGACATGGACCTCGTCGAGAAGACCGCCCGTGTCGCGGCGGTCGAGGCCGCGGTCATGGGTATCGACCAGACCTATGCGCCGATGATCGACATCGGCCGCGATCCGCGCTGGGGACGCGTCGCCGAATGTCCCGGCGAGGATCCCTATCTCGCGGCCCGCCTGGCCGAAGCCCAGGTTCGGGGGTTTCAGGGCAACGATCTCACAAGCCCTGATGCTGTGATGGCCTGCCTGAAGCATTTCGTCGGCTATGGTGCGGCGGAGGGCGGGCGCGACTACGACAGCGCCGACATGAGCCCGGCCAGGCTGCACGATGTCTATCTCGCCTCCTTCAAGGCCGGCGTCGCGGCTGGCGCCGGCAGCGTCATGGCCGCGTTCAACACCCTGAACGGCATCCCCATGCACGCCAATCGCACGCTCATCCGCGACGTGCTGCAAAAGGGCTATGGCTTCGATGGCCTCGTCGTGGCCGACTACACCGGCATCATGGAACTCGTCCCGCACGGCGTTGCGGAGGACCTCGCCGCGGCGGCAGTCCTCGGCATCGAGGCAGGCGTCGATTTCGACATGGTGAGCGAGGCCTATGTCTCGCATCTTGCCGACGCGGTGGCGGAAGAACGCATCGACGTCGCCCTGATCGACGAAGCCTGCCGGCGCGTTCTTGAAGCCAAGGAAAAACTCGGCCTCTTCGACGATCCATACCGTCGGATGGCTGGCGACCCCGACAAGGTGCTGCTGGCACCGGGCCACCGCGAACTCGCCCGGCGGGCCGTGGCCGAAAGCTGCGTTCTCCTTCAGAACGAGGCGGCGGTCCTGCCGCTGGCCGAGGGCAGCCGCATTGCGCTCATCGGACCGCTTGCCGACGATCTCGTCAACATGAACGGTACCTGGGCCGTGTCCGGCCTTGCCAAGGACGCGGTGACCGTCCGCTCCGCCATGGAAGCCCGCTGCGACCTCTCCTTCGCGCGCGGCACCAACATCACCGACGATCCGGCGCTCGCCGACCGGCTCAACGTCCACGACAGGGGCACCCCGTCCGCCTCGATTGATCAGCGCTCGCCGAAGGAACTGATTGCCGAGGCGACCGCCGTTGCCGCCAAGGCCGACGCCATTGTCGCGGTGCTCGGGGAATCGAAGGAATATTCGGGCGAATCCTCATCCCGCGTCGACCTCCGCCTGTCCGCCGGCCAGATCGCCTTGCTGAAAGCGCTCAGAAGCCTCGGCAAGCCGCTCGTCGCCGTGGTCCTGACTGGCCGCCCCCTCGTGCTGACCGACGTTGCCGACCTCTGCGACGCGCTTTTGATTGGTTGGTTCGGCGGCACGGAAACCGGCAACGGCCTCGCCGATGTTCTCTTCGGAACGGCCGATCCCGGTGGACGTCTGCCGGCAACCTTCCCCTGGGCCGAGGGCCAGGTTCCGCTGACCTATGCCCACCTGCCGACGGGGCGCCCCTTCACGGGCAAGTTCGAGAAGTTCCGCACCGGCTATCTCGATATCCCCGACGGCCAGCCGCACAACGACGGCCTCTTCGGCTTCGGCGCCGGCCTTTCCTACACGACCTTCGATTTCACGCACCCGGCCGTGGAGCGTTCCGCTCTGAAGAGCACAGAGGATCGTCTCCGCGTTAGCGTCGAGGTGGAAAACACCGGCGCCCGCAGCGGCTCGACCGTGGTTCAACTCTACGTCAGCGATCCGGTCGCGAGCCGCTCAAGGCCCGTTCGCGAACTCAAGGGGTTCGAGAAGGTCCGGCTCGAACCGCACACACGAACGACCGTCCATTTCGAACTCTCCGCGGACGATCTGTCCTTTTCGACGGCGGAAACGGTCACCGACCTTTCCTGGACCTTCGAACCCGGCAAGTTCATTCTCTCCACGGGCCCCAATTCGCGCGACCTGCAGCACATCGACATCGACTGGCAGGCCTGA
- a CDS encoding glucoamylase family protein, with product MLSDEELLDKVQAGTLRYFTDFAHPVSGMARERSNDAFDSYKAADTVTSGGTGFGIMAMIAGTERGFIPRPELVERLTRIVDFLETKAERFHGAFSHFIDGETGRVIPFSEKDDGGDLVETSFLIAGLLAAREYLGADEADLRAAIDRIWHAVEWDHYLRADGALLWHFSPRHGFAINLPIAGWNECLITHLLAAASPTHGIGPASYHGSWAKGNDFVNGRTYNGITLPLGPEKGGPLFFSHYSFLGLDPRGLKDVYADYWEQNVAHTRINHAHCVTNPLNHGGYGKDCWGLTASDDPKGYDAHSPTNDDGVITPTAALSAFPYLPQASMRALRHFHDARGNDLWRDLGFADAFHPGTGWVAESHLAIDQGPIVVMIENHRSGLLWNLFMRNPDVQAGLRLLGFESPWIETVSV from the coding sequence ATGCTTTCCGACGAAGAACTGCTCGACAAGGTGCAGGCCGGCACGTTGCGCTACTTCACCGATTTCGCCCATCCGGTCAGCGGCATGGCGCGCGAGCGCAGCAACGACGCCTTTGACTCCTACAAGGCCGCAGACACGGTCACGAGCGGCGGCACCGGCTTCGGCATCATGGCAATGATCGCCGGCACGGAGCGAGGCTTCATACCGCGACCGGAGCTTGTCGAGCGCCTCACTCGCATCGTCGATTTTCTGGAAACGAAGGCCGAGCGTTTCCATGGTGCCTTTTCCCATTTCATCGACGGCGAGACGGGCAGGGTGATCCCGTTTTCGGAAAAGGACGATGGCGGCGATCTCGTCGAGACGTCCTTCCTGATTGCAGGCTTGCTGGCCGCACGCGAATATCTTGGCGCCGACGAAGCCGACTTGCGCGCGGCGATCGACCGGATCTGGCATGCGGTCGAATGGGACCACTATCTTCGGGCCGACGGAGCCTTGCTCTGGCACTTCAGCCCCCGGCACGGCTTTGCCATCAATCTGCCGATCGCCGGCTGGAACGAATGCCTGATCACGCACCTTTTGGCCGCAGCATCGCCGACCCATGGCATCGGCCCGGCGAGCTACCATGGCTCGTGGGCGAAGGGGAACGACTTCGTCAACGGCCGCACCTATAACGGCATCACCCTGCCGCTCGGCCCGGAGAAGGGCGGTCCGCTGTTCTTTTCCCACTATTCCTTCCTCGGCCTCGATCCACGGGGTCTCAAGGACGTCTACGCGGATTACTGGGAGCAGAACGTCGCCCACACGCGGATCAACCACGCTCACTGCGTGACGAATCCGTTGAATCACGGCGGTTACGGCAAGGATTGCTGGGGCCTGACCGCAAGCGACGACCCAAAGGGCTACGACGCCCATTCGCCGACGAACGACGATGGCGTGATCACGCCGACGGCGGCCCTGTCCGCCTTTCCCTATCTGCCGCAAGCGTCCATGCGCGCCCTGCGCCATTTTCATGACGCGCGGGGCAACGATCTCTGGCGCGACCTCGGCTTTGCCGATGCCTTCCATCCCGGCACCGGTTGGGTCGCCGAAAGCCATCTCGCCATCGATCAGGGCCCGATCGTCGTGATGATCGAGAACCATCGCTCCGGGTTGCTCTGGAACCTCTTCATGCGGAACCCGGATGTGCAGGCGGGCCTCCGGCTGCTCGGCTTCGAAAGCCCCTGGATCGAGACCGTGTCAGTCTGA
- a CDS encoding glycoside hydrolase family 15 protein: protein MSKQDDSLPLGDWIAVQERRCAGYLTRSLSRTDLVHERPEFGQQVSPLPGTVLASPVSAHWDPEPDYFYHWTRDAAIVMEEVSHLGFTGTEADAFDFRSAFDDYVAFSLGTTRIDGNAFVPNPIRPSTREDCLKFVRPDEELARLDAFNLPGEPRFNPDGTPDLQRWARPQYDGPALRALTLARHAGLLLERGEPIATDLLAILQGDLEFTIRHAGKPCIGPWEEDNEHTLHSFTLICQIGALEHGRKLLDLLGDAFAMAGLQEAIDEAQAALTSLWNDELSIQMAHGAMDPATPAEAVDTNILMAALHADLPDGDWSLSDARVERIVEVLTEMFSNLYPINATLPDGEGPLIGRSLHDRYFGGNPWFATSLALAEYHYRRASGAERTERLSQGDAIVAACRRFIPEDGAMSEQIDRATGEPLSARHLTWSYAAFLAAASARREALASD from the coding sequence ATGAGCAAGCAGGACGATTCGCTGCCGCTCGGCGACTGGATCGCGGTGCAGGAACGGCGATGCGCCGGCTACCTGACGCGGAGCCTGTCGCGCACGGATCTCGTTCATGAACGACCGGAGTTCGGCCAGCAGGTGAGTCCCCTGCCCGGCACGGTGCTCGCCTCGCCCGTCTCCGCGCATTGGGACCCGGAGCCGGACTATTTCTATCACTGGACGCGCGATGCGGCGATCGTGATGGAGGAAGTCAGCCATCTCGGCTTTACCGGCACGGAGGCCGATGCGTTCGATTTTCGGAGCGCGTTCGACGACTATGTCGCCTTCAGCCTCGGGACGACCCGAATTGACGGCAATGCCTTCGTTCCCAATCCGATCCGTCCCTCGACACGCGAGGATTGCCTGAAATTCGTCCGTCCCGACGAGGAACTGGCTCGCCTCGATGCGTTCAATCTGCCGGGCGAGCCGCGCTTCAATCCGGACGGCACACCCGATCTGCAACGCTGGGCCCGGCCGCAATACGATGGCCCTGCCCTTCGCGCCCTGACGCTGGCGCGTCATGCGGGATTGTTGCTGGAGCGGGGCGAGCCGATCGCGACCGATCTCCTCGCCATTCTGCAGGGCGACCTCGAGTTCACGATCCGCCATGCCGGCAAGCCGTGCATCGGGCCGTGGGAAGAGGACAATGAGCACACGCTGCACAGTTTCACGCTGATCTGCCAGATCGGTGCCTTGGAACACGGGCGGAAGCTGCTCGATCTTCTCGGCGATGCGTTTGCCATGGCCGGCCTTCAGGAGGCGATCGACGAAGCACAGGCTGCTCTGACCTCGCTCTGGAACGACGAACTCAGCATCCAGATGGCGCATGGGGCGATGGATCCCGCAACGCCAGCGGAGGCTGTCGACACGAATATCCTGATGGCCGCGCTGCATGCCGATCTGCCGGACGGCGACTGGAGTCTTTCGGACGCCCGCGTGGAACGGATCGTCGAGGTGCTGACGGAGATGTTTTCGAACCTCTACCCGATCAATGCGACATTGCCGGATGGCGAGGGACCGCTGATTGGGCGCAGTCTTCATGACCGCTATTTCGGCGGCAATCCCTGGTTTGCGACGTCGCTGGCGCTGGCCGAATATCACTATCGCCGAGCCTCCGGCGCAGAACGGACGGAACGTCTCAGTCAGGGCGATGCTATCGTCGCGGCCTGCCGCCGCTTCATCCCCGAAGACGGGGCGATGTCGGAACAAATCGACCGGGCGACCGGCGAGCCGCTTTCGGCACGGCATCTGACGTGGAGCTATGCGGCATTTCTGGCCGCCGCCAGCGCTCGGCGCGAGGCGCTTGCCTCAGACTGA
- a CDS encoding alpha/beta fold hydrolase — protein sequence MTMTVFEPTDRPATSLAVVFHGRNGSGDAPHMVRLLRPYLRRGYRVVAPNLCGSDWNDSAGTGSDFTISMQVRDGRRALRWALEHAARARWQIDRMALAGHSMGGYVASQLAIGDLGGRLDHLMLVSTFTSGARQIEARRALAPDALEVLARELPKAATEWPRHDILPQAARFTFPTAILSGAKDRIVPARNCKELFDLLPRGVCYIVMPEADHCMEGKTSEGFIAGALDVLEATVATVATS from the coding sequence ATGACCATGACCGTTTTCGAGCCCACGGACCGGCCGGCGACCAGCCTCGCCGTCGTCTTCCATGGCCGGAACGGATCGGGCGATGCGCCGCATATGGTGCGGTTGCTGAGGCCCTATCTTCGGCGCGGCTACCGCGTGGTGGCGCCGAATCTCTGCGGATCGGACTGGAACGACAGCGCCGGAACCGGCTCCGACTTCACGATTTCGATGCAGGTGCGCGACGGTCGCAGGGCCTTGCGTTGGGCTCTTGAGCATGCCGCCCGCGCGCGCTGGCAGATCGACCGGATGGCGCTTGCCGGCCACAGCATGGGTGGTTACGTCGCTAGCCAGCTTGCGATTGGCGACCTTGGTGGACGGCTCGACCATCTGATGCTCGTTTCGACGTTTACCAGCGGGGCCCGCCAGATCGAGGCGCGGCGCGCGCTTGCGCCGGACGCGCTTGAGGTTCTCGCACGAGAACTGCCGAAGGCGGCGACCGAGTGGCCCCGGCACGACATCCTGCCACAAGCCGCACGGTTCACCTTTCCGACCGCCATTCTCTCCGGTGCCAAGGACCGGATCGTGCCGGCTCGCAACTGCAAGGAACTCTTCGATCTTCTGCCGCGTGGCGTCTGCTACATCGTGATGCCGGAGGCCGACCACTGCATGGAAGGCAAGACGTCGGAGGGCTTCATCGCGGGCGCTCTCGACGTTCTGGAGGCGACCGTTGCGACGGTCGCAACGTCATGA
- a CDS encoding permease encodes MVVALAAWALVYSQLVPFSEWLVAQLPVDRASHLGGALSFFFYDTPKVILLLTLIVFAMGVVRSYFSPEKTRALLAGKNEGVGNVMAAGLGVLTPFCSCSAVPLFIGFVSAGIPLGVTFSFLIAAPMVNEVALGLLFGLVGWQVALTYLGFGLGVAIVAGWVIGRLKLEGWLQDWVKDIHAGSGVVIPDEDLTFIDRIRLGLDAMKDIVGRVWIWIILGIAAGALIHGYVPADLMVRIMGADAWWSVPAAVLIGIPMYTNAAGVIPIVEALLGKGAALGTTLAFMMSVIALSLPEMIILRKVLTLKLIAVFLGVVGTGILAVGFLFNMLFH; translated from the coding sequence ATGGTTGTCGCGCTCGCCGCATGGGCCCTTGTCTACAGCCAGCTTGTTCCGTTCTCGGAATGGCTGGTCGCGCAACTCCCGGTGGATCGGGCCAGCCATCTTGGCGGGGCGCTTTCGTTCTTCTTCTATGACACGCCGAAGGTCATCCTACTGCTGACACTGATCGTCTTCGCCATGGGCGTCGTGCGCAGCTATTTCTCGCCGGAAAAGACACGGGCGCTGCTGGCCGGAAAGAACGAAGGCGTCGGCAACGTGATGGCCGCCGGCCTCGGCGTCCTGACGCCGTTCTGCTCCTGCTCGGCCGTCCCCCTGTTCATCGGCTTCGTCTCCGCCGGCATTCCGCTCGGCGTCACCTTCTCCTTTCTGATTGCCGCACCGATGGTGAACGAGGTCGCGCTTGGCCTCCTGTTCGGTCTGGTCGGCTGGCAGGTCGCGCTTACCTATCTCGGCTTTGGCCTCGGCGTCGCCATCGTCGCCGGTTGGGTGATCGGCCGCCTGAAACTGGAGGGATGGCTGCAGGACTGGGTGAAGGACATCCATGCCGGCAGCGGCGTCGTGATTCCGGACGAAGACCTGACCTTTATCGACCGCATCAGGCTCGGCCTCGACGCCATGAAGGACATCGTCGGCAGGGTCTGGATCTGGATCATCCTCGGCATCGCGGCCGGCGCTCTCATTCACGGATATGTGCCGGCCGACCTGATGGTTCGGATCATGGGGGCGGATGCCTGGTGGTCTGTGCCGGCGGCGGTTCTGATCGGCATTCCCATGTACACCAACGCTGCCGGCGTCATCCCCATCGTCGAGGCGTTGCTCGGCAAGGGCGCAGCCCTCGGCACGACGCTCGCCTTCATGATGTCGGTCATCGCCCTGTCGCTTCCGGAAATGATCATCCTGCGCAAGGTCCTGACCTTGAAGCTGATTGCCGTCTTTCTGGGCGTGGTCGGCACCGGAATTCTGGCCGTCGGCTTTCTCTTCAACATGCTCTTCCACTGA
- a CDS encoding thioredoxin family protein, with protein MKDVKVLGPGCKRCEATETMVREAAAKLGIDVKVEKVTDYAEIARYGIASTPGIVIDEKVVHAGGLPKEEALEKWLEA; from the coding sequence ATGAAGGACGTCAAAGTGCTCGGCCCGGGCTGCAAGCGTTGCGAGGCCACGGAAACGATGGTGAGAGAAGCCGCCGCGAAGCTCGGCATCGACGTCAAGGTCGAAAAGGTCACCGACTATGCCGAGATCGCACGTTACGGCATCGCCTCGACGCCCGGCATCGTCATCGACGAGAAGGTCGTCCATGCCGGCGGGCTGCCGAAGGAAGAGGCGCTGGAGAAATGGCTGGAAGCGTGA
- a CDS encoding acetyl-CoA hydrolase/transferase family protein: MYGDRVRNPALLDRIVCADDAAMLIRDGMTVGMSGFTRAGEAKAVPMALAARARQSPLSITLITGASLGNDLDKTLAEAHVLARRLPFQSDPALRKAINAGEVMFVDQHLSETVELLRTRQLGPIDVAVIEAVAITEQGGIVPTTSVGNSATFSILAEKVIIEINLSQSDMLEGLHDIYIPTHRPTRMPIPVVAPESRVGLPFIPIDPDKIAAIVITEKLDSSSTILPPDDETRAIAGHLSEFLEHEVKAGRLTNSLQPLQAGIGTIANAVLHGLIETPFHNLKMYSEVLQDSTFDLFDAGKLDFASGSSITLSAEKYRSVMPDFARYKSRLILRPQEISNHPEVVRRLGIICINTALEFDLYGNVNSTHVAGTQMMNGIGGSGDFARNGYLSIFVTKATAKDGRISSVVPMASHVDHNEHDVDILVTEFGLADLRGLAPRERAPLIIANCAHPDYRDELADYFRRAVARGGHTPHVLEEALSWHVRLKETGSMR, encoded by the coding sequence ATGTATGGTGACCGCGTGCGCAACCCCGCGTTGCTTGATCGGATTGTCTGCGCCGACGATGCCGCGATGCTGATCAGGGACGGAATGACCGTCGGGATGAGCGGGTTCACAAGGGCAGGGGAAGCCAAGGCCGTTCCGATGGCGCTCGCCGCTCGCGCCAGGCAGTCGCCGCTGTCGATCACGCTCATCACCGGCGCCTCGCTCGGCAACGATCTCGACAAGACGCTCGCCGAGGCCCACGTCCTCGCCCGCCGCCTGCCGTTCCAGTCGGACCCGGCCCTGCGCAAGGCGATCAACGCCGGCGAGGTGATGTTCGTCGACCAGCATCTGTCCGAAACGGTCGAGCTTCTGCGCACCCGTCAGCTCGGCCCCATAGACGTTGCGGTCATCGAAGCGGTCGCCATCACGGAGCAGGGCGGCATCGTGCCGACGACCTCGGTCGGCAATTCGGCGACCTTCTCGATCCTCGCCGAAAAGGTAATCATCGAGATCAACCTCTCCCAGTCCGACATGCTGGAAGGCCTGCACGACATCTACATTCCGACGCACCGGCCAACCCGCATGCCGATCCCCGTCGTCGCGCCGGAAAGCCGGGTCGGGCTGCCGTTCATCCCGATCGACCCGGACAAGATCGCGGCGATCGTGATCACGGAGAAGCTGGACAGTTCCTCCACCATCCTGCCGCCGGATGACGAGACGCGGGCCATCGCCGGGCATCTTTCCGAGTTTCTGGAGCACGAGGTGAAGGCGGGCCGGCTCACCAATTCGCTTCAGCCGCTTCAGGCGGGCATTGGCACCATCGCCAACGCCGTCCTGCATGGCCTCATCGAAACGCCCTTCCATAATCTGAAAATGTATTCGGAGGTTCTCCAGGATTCGACCTTCGATCTTTTCGATGCCGGAAAGCTGGATTTCGCCTCAGGATCCTCGATCACGCTGTCGGCGGAGAAATATCGCTCCGTGATGCCAGACTTTGCGCGCTACAAGTCGCGTCTCATCCTGCGTCCGCAGGAGATTTCCAATCATCCGGAGGTCGTGCGCCGGCTCGGCATCATCTGCATCAACACCGCGCTCGAGTTCGACCTCTACGGGAACGTCAACTCGACCCATGTCGCCGGCACGCAGATGATGAACGGCATCGGCGGCTCGGGCGACTTCGCCCGCAACGGCTACCTGTCGATCTTCGTCACCAAGGCGACCGCCAAGGACGGCCGCATCTCCAGCGTCGTTCCGATGGCAAGCCACGTCGATCACAACGAACACGACGTCGATATCCTCGTGACGGAATTCGGTCTGGCGGATCTGCGCGGCCTCGCGCCGCGCGAGCGCGCACCGCTTATCATCGCCAATTGTGCCCATCCGGATTACCGCGACGAACTGGCGGACTATTTCCGCCGGGCCGTCGCGCGCGGCGGACATACGCCGCACGTTCTGGAGGAGGCGCTCTCCTGGCATGTGCGCCTCAAGGAAACCGGGAGCATGCGGTAG
- a CDS encoding DNA-3-methyladenine glycosylase I, translating to MRSFDEILDLAAERKGGLGAVEALLAETPSRTPEEIAALTDDRILAEMTRRIFNAGFSSKVIAAKWPAFERAFQGFDPHACAFMSDEQLDALLGDRDIVRNAVKIRTVRANAAFILELAREHGSASRFLADWPDSNLVGLLNSLKKRGSHLGGDSGMRFLRAIGKPAFVTTKDVIAALVREGIVAKPPSSKGDFKAVQDAFNEWSAASGRNLTDISRVLAMSIGS from the coding sequence GTGCGGTCCTTCGACGAAATTCTTGATCTTGCTGCCGAGCGGAAGGGCGGCCTCGGCGCTGTGGAGGCCTTGCTCGCCGAAACGCCGTCACGCACACCGGAAGAGATCGCAGCGCTCACCGACGACCGCATCCTTGCCGAGATGACCCGGCGTATTTTCAATGCCGGCTTCTCCTCCAAGGTCATCGCCGCAAAATGGCCCGCCTTCGAAAGAGCCTTTCAGGGCTTCGATCCGCACGCCTGCGCCTTCATGTCCGACGAACAGCTCGATGCGCTGCTCGGCGATCGCGACATTGTCCGAAACGCAGTCAAGATCAGGACCGTTCGCGCGAATGCGGCCTTCATTCTGGAGCTTGCCCGTGAACACGGCTCGGCGTCCCGCTTCCTGGCGGACTGGCCTGACAGCAATCTGGTTGGACTGCTGAATAGTCTGAAGAAACGCGGCAGCCATCTTGGCGGCGACAGCGGCATGCGTTTCCTGCGCGCCATCGGCAAACCCGCGTTTGTTACCACCAAGGATGTGATCGCTGCGCTGGTTCGCGAAGGCATCGTCGCAAAGCCACCGAGCAGCAAGGGTGACTTCAAGGCGGTCCAGGATGCCTTCAACGAATGGTCGGCGGCCTCGGGACGCAATCTCACCGACATCAGCCGCGTCCTTGCGATGAGCATTGGCTCCTGA